Proteins from one Coffea arabica cultivar ET-39 chromosome 8c, Coffea Arabica ET-39 HiFi, whole genome shotgun sequence genomic window:
- the LOC113706997 gene encoding protein RGF1 INDUCIBLE TRANSCRIPTION FACTOR 1-like, whose product MGAGGPDEEDNRWPPWLKPLLREQFFVQCKMHADSHKSECNMYCLDCMNGALCSLCLASHKDHRAIQIRRSSYHDVIRVNEIQKYLDISSVQTYIINSAKVVFLNERPQPRPGKGVTNTCEVCERSLLDSFRFCSLGCKIVGTSKNFQKKKKHSPEKKRALMAAASDSEDSYSSSSHGGRHKSPSSSNGKVQSFSPSTPPPTAVNYRTAKRRKGIPHRAPTGGIVIEY is encoded by the exons ATG GGAGCTGGAGGGCCTGATGAGGAGGATAACAGATGGCCACCGTGGTTGAAGCCTTTGTTGAGGGAACAGTTCTTTGTCCAATGCAAAATGCATGCTGATTCTCACAAGAGCGAATGCAATATGTATTGCTTGGACTGTATGAATGGGGCTCTCTGTTCTCTCTGTTTGGCCTCTCACAAGGACCATCGCGCCATTCAG ATAAGGAGGTCATCCTACCATGATGTGATCAGGGTGAATGAGATTCAAAAGTATTTGGACATCTCATCGGTTCAAACCTACATTATCAACAGTGCCAAAGTCGTGTTCTTAAATGAGAGGCCTCAGCCTAGGCCTGGCAAAGGCGTCACCAATACTTGTGAAGTCTGTGAGAGAAGCCTTCTTGATTCCTTCAGATTCTGCTCTCTTGGCTGCAAG aTTGTGGGGACatccaagaatttccagaagaagaagaagcattcCCCTGAGAAGAAAAGGGCACTGATGGCGGCAGCTTCTGATTCTGAGGACTCCTATAGCAGCAGCAGCCATGGAGGAAGGCACAAGAGCCCGAGCAGTAGCAATGGGAAGGTTCAGAGCTTTAGTCCATCAACCCCACCTCCAACTGCTGTTAATTACAGAACAGCCAAGAGAAGGAAGGGAATTCCCCACAGAGCCCCAACTGGAGGAATAGTTATTGAATATTAG